The nucleotide window GATCGAGCGCCTCGGCGACGACGCCTGCCACCGTGGGGCCGGGCACGGAGATGACGAGGAGTTCGGGCACCTCGGGCAGTTCGCGCAGATGCGTGAACGTCGGTTGGCCTTGGATCGAGGCGGCACGTGAGTTGATGAGATAGACGCGGCGGCGCTCGGCTCCGCGCAGGGCTCCGGCGGCGAGCCAGAAGCCCCATTTGCTGGAATCGTTCGATGCTCCGAGGACGGCCACGCTGCCGGGATCGAAGAACGCATCCATGTCGCTAGCTTTCCGGCGCCGAGGCGGGATCTGCAGCGAGGTCGGAAAGTCGGGCGAGGTTCTCATCGACCTTCGCCTGGGCGGCCGCACGTGGGCTGATGCCGTCATCGCGCGCGGTGGCGAGCACCTCGGCGGTGAGTTCGCGAAGGGTCGTGGTGACGATGGTCCGGCTGTCCTCCCAGCTGCCGTCGACGTCGCCGAAGGTCACCCACCACCACCAGGCGTTCGTTGCCGAGTTCGCGAGGAAGTCCGGGACCACTGTGACCCCGCGGGAGCGCAGCGTCTCTTCGGCGGCAGGCAGGACGGGCATGTTCGCTGCCTCGACGATGAGTGAGGCTTGGACGCGGTCGCAATTGTCCGGAGTGATCGCGTAGCTGACGGCGGCGGGGACGAGGACATCGGCGTCGGCTGCCAGCCAATCGTCGCGGTCACCAACGTGGTCGTCCGGTCGCAGCGAGGAGCGGTCGATTCCGCCGAAGGGGTCGCGGGTGGCGAGCAGGGTTTCGACGTCGAGTCCGTCGGGGTTGGTCACGAACCCGTCGGCATCGGCGATGCCGACGATGCGCAGTCCCGCCTCGGCGAGGTAGCGGGCGGTGGCTCCGCCCATGGACCCGAAGCCTTGGATGACGGCGGTGGATTCGCTGGGCTTGCGTCCGCCGGCGTCGAGGGCGGCGATCACCGAGGTGGCCACGCCGAGTCCGCCGACGAGTTCGTCCTGGGCGATTCCGTCGACGATGGTGGAGAACGCGGTTTGCGCGCGGGTTTCGACGGCGTCCGAGTCATCGACGAGTTTCGCCACGGCGGAGAGTCCGGAGCCGAGTTCGCGGCGGGCGAGGATTTCGTCGATGTCGTCCTGGCGGACGCCGAGGTCTTCGCCGAGAGCCCAGTAGGCGTGCATGATCGGGTTGACCGCGACGAGGAAGCGTTCGAGGACGTCTTTCGCGCCGGGTGCGCGGGGATCGAAGTCGATGCCGCCCTTGGCGCCGCCGACGGGTACGTAGGCCCGGCCGTCGCGGAGGTGGATGGCTTCCTTGCGGGTCATGCCCTGGGCGAGTCCGCGTACCTCCTCGAGGGTGCAGCCTTTGCGCATGCGCAGTCCGCCGGAGGCCGTGCCGCGCACGAGGGTGTCGATGACGACATAGCCGTGTGCGCCGGTGACAGGGTCCTGCCACGTGATGTCCATGAACATGGGGCCTCCAGGAGGGGCGTTGAGGCGGAGCATTCGTCCTTTACTGAATCGTGGTTCAGTAACGGTGTGCTTCCAGTCTGACGGGGCCGGGACACCGCGTCAAGGGCACGCGCTGCCCCAGGTCACCGAGGCCCGGAGAATCCACCTTGACGCCCGAAAGGCAGTCCTGGCAGAGCCCTCACCCGAGTTCGTGGCTGAGAAAGTCGTCGACCCAGGTCGCGAGCACGGCAGTGTCGACCGCGGAAGGGTTGACCATCACTTGGATCGCCAGACCGTCGAGGTAGGCGAGGATCCGAGTCGCGCACGCCTCGGTGCCGCCGGTCGGGGTCCGGCACTCCCCTGCCGCGATCGCTTCGTCCATGAGTCCGCGCAGCACGGACTTCCATTCGCGGTCGAGCGCGGCGTAGGTCGACGAAACGGCCTCATCGAAGAGACCGGCCGACCATGCGTCGATCCAGATCTTCCAACTGCGCGAGGACCCGCTGGGCATGTACCAGCCGACGACGTCCCGCAGGCGATTGCGTGCAGGTGACAGTGGTGACGCCCCGTCCATACCGGCTGCACCGTCCCACGCCCGTTCCGCAGCACTGTTCCGTACCCGCCCTGCAGCGATCTCACGGGAATGCTCGATGTCCTGACGTCCCGCATAGTCGAAGGCCGCGGAGACGAGGGCTTCCTTCGTCTCGAAGTGGTAGATGACGAGGCTGGCGCTCAAGCCCAGCCGTGCCGCGACGTCGGAGACGCGCAGGGCCCGCAGTCCGGATGCGTCGATCTCCTCGACCGTCGCCGCCAGGATCTCCTCCCGACGCACGGCTGCATTCTTTCGTGCCATCTCCCCAGCCTCCCTTCAGCGCCCTGTCCTCCAGCATCCCACGCCCCGGGACACAGCCCCGGCATGACGAGGAGAACTCAGGGCAGGACGATCTCGGCGGCCGGTCCGACCATGGCCAGAGCCTTGGGACGCTCGAGCAGACGGCCGGCCATCGCACTGACCTCCTCAGCCGTGACCGAACGGACGCGGTCGATGAGGTCCATCGGCGATTCGAGCGGCAGACCGAAGATCTCCGACCGGGCGAGACGATTCATGCGCGCTGCCGAGGATTCGAGCCCGAGCACCATCGACCCCGCCAACTGAGACACGATCTCATCGAGTTCGAACTGGCTCGGGGTCTCCTGCGCCAACCGGGCCCACTCCTCCAGCGCCAGATCGACTACTGCCTGAGCATTCTCCGCCGTGCAGCCGGCGTAGATGCCGAAGGTGCCGGTATCCGTGAATTGGCTGGCCACGCAGTTGACCGCATAGGCCAGTCCCCGTTCCTCACGCACGCTCTGGAACAGCCGCGACGACATTCCGCCGCCGAGCATGGTGAGCATGACCGAGTAGATGAACCGGTCATCGTCCCCTTCTGGCAGGCCTTCGCAGCCGAGCAGAATGCCCAGCTGCTCGATGTCCTTGACGGTGTGTGAGACGCCCGCCTGGAAGTCCGGACGCACACGTGCGGCCCCAGCCAGGTGCGAGCCTTTCGCCACCGAGGCGGCTCCGTCGTTCGAGTCGCCCGTGCCCACCGGGCCCGGACCGTGAACACTGTTCCCGGCGCCCGACCAGACGTCGGCACGGGACCCGAGCCCCGCCTCGGCGAGGGCCTCCTCGACCATCGCGAGCACTTCTTCATGAGTCGCCCCACCTGCGGCAGCGATGACCAGCCGCGGCGGAATATATGTCGACTGGTAGTGGTCGATGACCGTGTGATGGCCGAGCACCCGGATCTGGTCCTTCGTGGCTCCCACCGGCCGTGCCAGCGAGTGCTGCCCGAAGACGAGCGCATCGAAGTCGTCGAAGAGCACATCGCCGGGGTCATCGGCCGACATCGCGAGCTCTTCGATGATGACGCCGCGCTCGCGTTCGAACTCCTCGACATCGAGCTGGGAGTTCGAGACCATGTCGACGAGCAGCCCGGTGATGTCCGGCAGATCGGTCACCAGACACCGGGAGTAGTAGCAGGTGAGCTCCTTCGCGGTGATCGCGTTCGAGTCCCCGCCCGTGCGGTCGAAGGCCGCGGCAATCGACTTCGCATCTCGGGTGCCTGTGCCCTTGAACAGCATGTGCTCGAGGAAGTGCGTCGAGCCTGCGGTCTCGGCGGATTCGTCGCGGGACCCGGCAGCGACCCAGATCCCGATCGTCTCCGAGGCCAGGCCCGGCATGAATTCGGTGGTCAGCGTCAAACCACCGGGGAGGACAGACCGATCGATTCGGCTGCCCTCCCCGGTGTGTGAACTATTCAGTATCAGTTGTCTGATCCCTCGTCGTCCGACTTCTCGTCTTCATCGGTGACCGGGGCCAGCGAGAGCTTGCCGCGGTCATCGATCTTCGTGATCTCGACCTGGACCTTCTGGCCCACGCCGACGACGTCCTCGACGTCCTCGACACGCTTGCCGTCATTGAGCTTGCGCAGCTCGGAGATGTGCAGCAGACCGTCCTTGCCCGGGGTCAGGGAGACGAAGGCGCCGAAGCTCATCGTCTTCACGACGGTGCCCAGGTAGCGTTCGCCGACCTCGGGGACCTGCGGGTTCGCGATCGCGTTGATCATCGAGCGGGCGGCCTCGGCGGCCGGTCCGTCGGTGGCACCGATGAGGACGGTTCCGTCGTCTTCGATGCTGATATCCGCGCCCGTGTCCTCCTGGATCTGGTTGATCATCTTGCCCTTGGGCCCGATGACCTCACCGATCTTGTCGACGGGGATGTTCACGGAGATGATCCGCGGAGCCGTCGGAGCCATCTCGGCCGGGGCATCGATGGCCTCGGCGATGACGTCGAGGATGACCATGCGTGCTTCGCGGGCCTGCTTGAGTGCGGCACCGAGCACCGAGGCGGGGAGGCCGTCGAGCTTGGTGTCGAGCTGGATCGCGGTGATGAAGTCACGCGTACCGGCGACCTTGAAGTCCATATCGCCGAAGGCATCTTCGGCACCGAGGATGTCGGTCAGAGCCGCGTATGCGGTCTGCTCGCCCTGGTCGGTGGAGATGACGTCGGAGACGAGACCCATGGCGATGCCGGCGACGGGCGCCTGCAGCGGCACACCGGCCGAGAGCATGGCCAGCGTCGAGGCGCAGACCGAGCCCATCGAGGTCGAACCGTTCGAACCGAGGGCCTCGGAGACCTCACGGATCGCGTACGGGAAGTCCTCGCGCTTGGGCAGAACGGGCACGAGGGCACGTTCGGCCAGTGCGCCGTGGCCGATCTCGCGGCGCTTCGGGCTGCCCACACGACCGGTCTCACCGACCGAATAGGGCGGGAAGTTGTAGTGGTGCATGTAGCGCTTCGACGTCTCGGGTGAGAGCGAGTCGATGGTCTGCTCGAGCTTGAGCATATTCAGCGTGGTGACACCCAGGATCTGGGTTTCGCCGCGTTCGAAGATGGCCGAACCGTGCACGCGCGGGATGACGTTGGTCTCGGCGGTGAGCGGACGGATGTCCTTGAGACCGCGACCGTCGATGCGGATCTGTTCGGTGAGGATGCGCTTGCGCACGACCTGCTTGGTCAGCGCGTTGAGCGCGTTCGCGATCTCCTTCTCACGGCCTTCGAAGCGCTCCCCGAGCTTCTCGAAGAGCTCGTCGAGGAGGGCGGCACCTGCGGCTTCGCGCTCCTGCTTGTCGGCGATCTGGAAGTTCTCGGTCTGCTTCGCTTCGGCGAGTTCCTTCACGGCCTCGTAGACGTCGTCCTCGTAGTCGCGGAAGACGGGGAATTCGACGGTCGGCTTCGCGGCGCGATCGGCGAGTTCGGACTGCGCACGGCAGAGCTCGGCGATGAACGGCTTCGCAGCTTCGAGACCTTCGGACACGACCTCCTCGGTGGGGGCCGCAGCGCCGGTCTTGATCTTGTCGATGGCGTTGTCGGTGGCTTCGGCCTCGACCATCATGATGGCGACGTCGTCACCGACCACGCGACCGGCGACAACCATGTTGAACACGGCGTCAGCGAGCTGTGAGTGGTTCGGGAAGGCGACCCACTGACCGTCGATGAGCGCGATGCGCACACCGCCGATGGGGCCGGAGAACGGCAGACCCGAGAGCTGGGTCGACATCGAGGCGGCGTTGATGGCCAGGGCGTCGTAGATGTGGTCGGGGTTGACCGACATCACGGTGACGACGACCTGGACCTCGTTGCGCAGGCCCTTGACGAAGGACGGGCGCAGCGGGCGGTCGATGAGGCGGCAGGTGAGGATCGCGTCGGTCGAGGGGCGTCCCTCACGGCGGAAGAACGAGCCGGGGATGCGGCCGGCGGCGTACATGCGCTCTTCGACGTCGACGGTCAGGGGGAAGAAGTCGAAGCCCTCACGGGGGTTCTTTCCGGCCGAGGTGGCCGAGAACAGCATGGTGTCGTCGTCGAGGTAGGCGACGGCGGATCCGGCGGCCTGCTGGGCAAGTCGTCCGGTTTCGAAGCGAATGGTGTGTTTGCCGAAGCTGCCGTTGTCGATATGGGCAACGGCGGATTCAGGGTTGAG belongs to Brevibacterium spongiae and includes:
- a CDS encoding glutamate dehydrogenase yields the protein MFMDITWQDPVTGAHGYVVIDTLVRGTASGGLRMRKGCTLEEVRGLAQGMTRKEAIHLRDGRAYVPVGGAKGGIDFDPRAPGAKDVLERFLVAVNPIMHAYWALGEDLGVRQDDIDEILARRELGSGLSAVAKLVDDSDAVETRAQTAFSTIVDGIAQDELVGGLGVATSVIAALDAGGRKPSESTAVIQGFGSMGGATARYLAEAGLRIVGIADADGFVTNPDGLDVETLLATRDPFGGIDRSSLRPDDHVGDRDDWLAADADVLVPAAVSYAITPDNCDRVQASLIVEAANMPVLPAAEETLRSRGVTVVPDFLANSATNAWWWWVTFGDVDGSWEDSRTIVTTTLRELTAEVLATARDDGISPRAAAQAKVDENLARLSDLAADPASAPES
- a CDS encoding TetR/AcrR family transcriptional regulator, coding for MARKNAAVRREEILAATVEEIDASGLRALRVSDVAARLGLSASLVIYHFETKEALVSAAFDYAGRQDIEHSREIAAGRVRNSAAERAWDGAAGMDGASPLSPARNRLRDVVGWYMPSGSSRSWKIWIDAWSAGLFDEAVSSTYAALDREWKSVLRGLMDEAIAAGECRTPTGGTEACATRILAYLDGLAIQVMVNPSAVDTAVLATWVDDFLSHELG
- a CDS encoding M16 family metallopeptidase; this encodes MTTEFMPGLASETIGIWVAAGSRDESAETAGSTHFLEHMLFKGTGTRDAKSIAAAFDRTGGDSNAITAKELTCYYSRCLVTDLPDITGLLVDMVSNSQLDVEEFERERGVIIEELAMSADDPGDVLFDDFDALVFGQHSLARPVGATKDQIRVLGHHTVIDHYQSTYIPPRLVIAAAGGATHEEVLAMVEEALAEAGLGSRADVWSGAGNSVHGPGPVGTGDSNDGAASVAKGSHLAGAARVRPDFQAGVSHTVKDIEQLGILLGCEGLPEGDDDRFIYSVMLTMLGGGMSSRLFQSVREERGLAYAVNCVASQFTDTGTFGIYAGCTAENAQAVVDLALEEWARLAQETPSQFELDEIVSQLAGSMVLGLESSAARMNRLARSEIFGLPLESPMDLIDRVRSVTAEEVSAMAGRLLERPKALAMVGPAAEIVLP
- a CDS encoding polyribonucleotide nucleotidyltransferase; translation: MGLNPESAVAHIDNGSFGKHTIRFETGRLAQQAAGSAVAYLDDDTMLFSATSAGKNPREGFDFFPLTVDVEERMYAAGRIPGSFFRREGRPSTDAILTCRLIDRPLRPSFVKGLRNEVQVVVTVMSVNPDHIYDALAINAASMSTQLSGLPFSGPIGGVRIALIDGQWVAFPNHSQLADAVFNMVVAGRVVGDDVAIMMVEAEATDNAIDKIKTGAAAPTEEVVSEGLEAAKPFIAELCRAQSELADRAAKPTVEFPVFRDYEDDVYEAVKELAEAKQTENFQIADKQEREAAGAALLDELFEKLGERFEGREKEIANALNALTKQVVRKRILTEQIRIDGRGLKDIRPLTAETNVIPRVHGSAIFERGETQILGVTTLNMLKLEQTIDSLSPETSKRYMHHYNFPPYSVGETGRVGSPKRREIGHGALAERALVPVLPKREDFPYAIREVSEALGSNGSTSMGSVCASTLAMLSAGVPLQAPVAGIAMGLVSDVISTDQGEQTAYAALTDILGAEDAFGDMDFKVAGTRDFITAIQLDTKLDGLPASVLGAALKQAREARMVILDVIAEAIDAPAEMAPTAPRIISVNIPVDKIGEVIGPKGKMINQIQEDTGADISIEDDGTVLIGATDGPAAEAARSMINAIANPQVPEVGERYLGTVVKTMSFGAFVSLTPGKDGLLHISELRKLNDGKRVEDVEDVVGVGQKVQVEITKIDDRGKLSLAPVTDEDEKSDDEGSDN